In Aequorivita sp. H23M31, a single window of DNA contains:
- a CDS encoding tetratricopeptide repeat protein: MIKNFVVFSLFLFLSFSSFSQQTAIYTNDLVDFNQALEFYNNKQYLAAQNLFEKVKNSSNDPTIQSDSAYYIANAAVRLNQPNADQLMEEFVEKYPTSLKRNSAYLDVANYYFDSGKYPQAQKWYDKVDRSSLSRSEQERFEFNNGYVYFKAKQFDKAKNYFNSVSTSHKYGSQAKYYLGFIAYEGDDYEEANQKFEEVKGESRYSEDLSYYQADMNFKLGKFEKAIEMGKEQYNKSNPQEKSQLSKIIGESYFNLGQYGEAIPYLKEYKGTRGKWNNTDYYQLGYAYYQQGDYEKAIGEFNKIVDGKNDVAQNAYYHLAESYLKLGKKQEALNAFKNASEMDFSPEIQEDAYYNYAKLSYEIGNSYKSTPQVLLAFMEKYPKNPNNEELKALLIDSYITSKNYKEAMELLENNKNFHDKAAYQKVAFYRAIELYNEGNYNEAITYLTKSLKENTNPNFTARATYWKAESDYELGNYEKALNEYREFQQLPSAQSTSEFKNLKYNLAYTQFKLKNYPEAIANFKSYVGSSTSDTVRKKDAYMRLGDSYFVTSQYWPAMENYNAAIEMGGTNDYAEFQKAISYGFVDRTEKKLEELMAFVKKYPRSVYYDDALYELGNTYVAQNMNKEGIAAYDQLVREVPTSIFVPKALLKKALIHNNSGKSNEALALFKRVAKDYPSTPEALQAVAAAKIIYIDEGKVNEYATWVKTLDYVEVGDAELDDDTYLAAEQPYLENNQSQAQSRFEAYLKQFPNGRNAMKAHFYLGQIYFSNGKNDQAIPHFKYVADRERNEFTEQALARISELYLGKKEYENALTYLKRLESEADFPQNIVFAQSNMMKASYELKKYSEAVGYAEKVLQNPKIDNAVKSDAQIIIARSAMETNNEGKAKTAYAEVLKTATGRLAAEALYYDAYFKNKEGKFEDSNASIQRLAKDYSGYKLFGAKGLVLMAKNFYALKDAYQATYILDNVIKNFSDFPDVVEEARTELAVIKNAEAKTNSSVETGN; encoded by the coding sequence ATGATAAAGAATTTTGTTGTCTTTTCGCTTTTTCTTTTCCTTTCATTTTCCTCTTTTTCCCAACAAACTGCCATTTATACCAACGACTTGGTCGATTTCAACCAAGCGCTTGAGTTTTATAACAACAAGCAGTATTTGGCCGCACAAAATCTTTTTGAAAAAGTAAAGAACAGCAGCAACGATCCAACCATCCAAAGTGATTCTGCTTACTATATTGCCAATGCCGCCGTACGACTAAATCAGCCAAATGCTGACCAGTTGATGGAGGAATTCGTGGAAAAATATCCTACGAGTTTAAAACGTAATTCGGCCTATCTGGATGTGGCAAATTATTATTTCGACAGTGGAAAATATCCCCAAGCACAAAAGTGGTATGATAAAGTTGATCGTAGCAGCCTAAGCCGGAGTGAACAAGAGCGATTTGAGTTTAATAACGGCTATGTTTATTTTAAAGCGAAACAATTCGATAAGGCAAAAAATTATTTCAACAGTGTTTCCACTTCTCATAAATATGGCTCACAGGCCAAATATTACCTTGGTTTTATAGCTTACGAAGGTGATGATTATGAAGAAGCCAATCAAAAATTTGAGGAAGTAAAAGGAGAATCCCGCTATTCCGAAGATCTTTCCTATTATCAGGCGGATATGAATTTCAAGCTGGGAAAGTTTGAGAAAGCCATTGAAATGGGAAAGGAGCAATACAACAAATCCAACCCCCAGGAAAAGAGTCAGCTTTCAAAGATAATTGGCGAGAGCTATTTTAATTTGGGCCAATATGGTGAAGCAATTCCCTATTTAAAGGAATATAAAGGCACTCGTGGCAAATGGAACAACACCGATTATTATCAATTGGGTTACGCTTATTACCAACAGGGTGATTACGAAAAAGCCATTGGCGAGTTCAACAAAATCGTTGATGGAAAAAATGATGTGGCACAAAATGCCTATTATCATTTGGCCGAAAGTTATTTGAAATTGGGTAAAAAACAAGAAGCCCTAAACGCTTTCAAAAATGCTTCTGAAATGGATTTCAGTCCGGAAATCCAAGAAGATGCCTATTATAATTATGCAAAATTGAGCTATGAAATCGGGAATAGCTATAAAAGCACCCCTCAGGTTTTGCTCGCTTTCATGGAGAAATATCCTAAAAATCCCAATAATGAGGAGTTGAAAGCGCTGTTGATAGACAGTTATATCACTTCTAAAAACTATAAAGAAGCGATGGAATTGTTGGAAAACAATAAAAATTTCCATGACAAGGCAGCCTATCAAAAAGTGGCTTTTTATCGGGCCATCGAATTGTATAATGAAGGGAATTACAACGAGGCCATTACTTATCTGACCAAAAGTTTAAAAGAAAACACAAACCCCAATTTTACTGCACGGGCAACATATTGGAAAGCGGAAAGCGATTACGAACTGGGAAATTACGAAAAAGCATTAAATGAATATAGGGAATTTCAACAACTGCCTTCTGCCCAATCTACTTCGGAATTTAAGAACCTAAAATACAATCTGGCTTACACACAATTCAAATTGAAGAATTATCCGGAAGCTATTGCAAATTTCAAAAGCTATGTTGGTTCTTCAACTTCAGACACAGTTAGAAAGAAAGATGCCTATATGAGACTTGGCGATAGTTATTTTGTGACCAGTCAATATTGGCCAGCGATGGAAAATTACAATGCTGCTATCGAAATGGGTGGCACCAACGATTATGCCGAATTTCAAAAAGCAATAAGTTATGGATTTGTAGATAGAACCGAGAAGAAACTGGAAGAATTGATGGCCTTTGTAAAGAAATATCCCCGATCGGTTTACTATGATGATGCATTGTATGAATTGGGAAATACCTATGTAGCACAAAACATGAATAAGGAAGGTATTGCAGCTTACGACCAATTGGTTCGGGAGGTTCCAACCAGTATTTTTGTTCCCAAGGCCTTGTTGAAAAAGGCATTGATCCATAACAATTCGGGCAAAAGCAATGAAGCTCTCGCACTTTTCAAAAGAGTTGCAAAGGATTATCCATCTACACCTGAAGCATTGCAGGCTGTTGCCGCTGCAAAAATTATTTATATAGACGAAGGGAAAGTTAATGAATATGCAACCTGGGTAAAAACCTTGGACTATGTGGAAGTAGGTGATGCTGAACTCGATGACGATACTTACCTCGCAGCCGAACAACCCTATCTGGAGAACAATCAATCTCAAGCACAAAGTCGTTTTGAGGCGTATTTAAAGCAGTTTCCAAACGGTCGGAATGCGATGAAGGCCCATTTTTATTTGGGCCAGATTTATTTTTCAAACGGAAAGAACGATCAGGCTATACCGCATTTTAAGTATGTTGCGGATAGGGAACGAAATGAATTTACCGAACAGGCCTTGGCGCGGATTTCGGAATTGTACCTGGGAAAGAAAGAATACGAGAATGCCTTAACCTATTTAAAACGGTTGGAAAGCGAAGCGGATTTCCCACAGAATATAGTTTTCGCCCAATCCAATATGATGAAGGCTTCCTACGAATTGAAGAAGTATTCCGAAGCGGTTGGTTATGCCGAAAAAGTACTTCAAAATCCAAAAATTGATAATGCCGTTAAAAGTGATGCACAAATAATAATTGCACGTTCGGCAATGGAAACGAACAATGAGGGCAAAGCTAAAACCGCGTATGCGGAAGTTCTAAAAACCGCCACGGGAAGGCTTGCTGCCGAAGCACTTTATTATGACGCATATTTTAAAAATAAAGAAGGGAAGTTTGAAGATTCAAATGCATCGATCCAGAGATTGGCGAAAGATTATTCTGGATATAAATTGTTTGGAGCCAAAGGATTGGTATTGATGGCGAAGAACTTTTATGCTTTGAAAGACGCCTATCAAGCTACCTATATTTTAGATAACGTAATAAAGAATTTTAGCGATTTCCCCGATGTGGTGGAAGAGGCGAGAACGGAATTGGCCGTTATCAAAAATGCTGAAGCGAAAACAAACTCATCTGTAGAAACCGGAAATTAG
- a CDS encoding TonB-dependent receptor, whose translation MSNKGIVFISLATTLLFNLSAFSQEKELGTEVVNIVKPYTPTISDAFKVKETPSLNDSTTTQKKEVEYSIFSVPVASTFSPAKGKATDVEKTKREKVYDNYATLGAGNYGTLLGELYSNFEISRTDNVGFFFRHNSSQGQIKGVELDNKYFNTTLDANYTSRQREATYQLEAGIEHQIYNWYGTATEFFPVEYLGEIDPKQTYFGGYVGGSIALEKSVFERAGINIRYLGDAYSSSEFNVKLKPEFSFSIENLTLKVDGDIDYLKGSFENDYYKISDINYSYLNLGVIPSLVYMDEDITLSLGVAGYLGMDAENSETDFSLYPKVNASYRLMDETVIVYAGAEGGLQQNSYYSFKEKNPFVSPTLDIVPTKNIYDGFAGVKGKLTNNVAYNFRAAYRKDENRALFLSNERKVINMDSKGYENWNSFKVVYDDVNTLEIFAELQTEISNMFSLGVNLNYFNYKTDTENQAWNLPNIKTSVFSNFIITEQLYGGASIFYVSERKDLVHSTAGGPGTSLAQEVTLDGYVDANVHFGYRFTDRLSAFIKGNNLFGDNYEKWLDYPVQGIQALVGATYKFDW comes from the coding sequence ATGTCAAATAAAGGAATAGTATTTATATCATTGGCAACAACATTGTTGTTCAACCTTTCTGCTTTTTCCCAAGAAAAGGAACTCGGCACGGAAGTGGTGAATATTGTAAAACCATATACTCCGACAATCTCTGATGCTTTTAAAGTGAAGGAAACTCCGAGTTTAAATGATTCCACCACTACACAAAAGAAAGAGGTTGAATACAGTATTTTCTCTGTTCCCGTGGCTTCCACCTTTTCGCCGGCAAAAGGAAAAGCAACGGATGTGGAAAAGACCAAACGCGAAAAGGTATATGACAATTACGCAACTTTGGGTGCTGGTAATTACGGTACGCTCTTGGGCGAATTGTATAGTAATTTTGAAATAAGCCGTACGGACAATGTCGGATTTTTCTTTCGTCATAATTCCTCGCAGGGTCAAATAAAAGGAGTAGAGCTGGACAATAAATACTTTAACACCACTTTGGACGCCAATTATACCAGCAGACAGCGAGAAGCCACTTATCAATTGGAAGCGGGCATAGAACATCAAATTTATAATTGGTACGGTACTGCTACAGAATTTTTTCCGGTTGAATATTTGGGAGAAATCGATCCGAAGCAAACTTATTTTGGTGGATATGTAGGTGGAAGCATTGCCTTGGAAAAGTCGGTTTTTGAAAGAGCAGGAATTAACATTAGATATTTGGGCGATGCCTATTCTTCATCAGAATTTAATGTAAAACTAAAACCAGAATTTTCGTTTTCTATTGAAAATCTAACTCTAAAAGTAGATGGGGATATCGATTATCTAAAGGGAAGTTTTGAAAACGATTATTACAAGATTTCGGATATTAACTACAGCTATCTAAATCTTGGGGTAATTCCTTCCCTTGTCTATATGGATGAGGATATAACCTTATCACTTGGAGTTGCAGGTTATTTGGGAATGGATGCTGAAAACAGTGAAACTGATTTTTCTCTTTATCCTAAAGTGAATGCTTCCTATAGATTAATGGACGAAACAGTAATCGTTTATGCGGGTGCTGAAGGTGGGTTACAACAGAATTCCTATTACAGTTTCAAAGAGAAAAATCCATTTGTTTCTCCTACATTAGATATTGTACCTACAAAAAATATTTATGATGGTTTTGCTGGTGTCAAGGGAAAACTAACAAATAATGTTGCCTATAATTTTAGAGCTGCTTATCGCAAGGATGAGAACAGAGCTTTGTTTTTGTCAAATGAAAGAAAGGTTATCAATATGGATTCCAAAGGATATGAGAATTGGAATTCCTTTAAAGTGGTTTATGATGATGTAAACACCCTGGAGATATTTGCCGAATTACAGACAGAAATATCCAATATGTTTTCTTTAGGCGTTAATTTAAACTATTTTAATTATAAAACCGATACCGAAAATCAGGCTTGGAACCTTCCCAACATAAAAACTTCTGTATTTTCAAATTTTATTATAACGGAACAACTTTATGGTGGCGCCTCTATTTTCTATGTGAGCGAACGAAAAGATCTAGTACATAGTACAGCTGGAGGACCCGGAACTTCGCTTGCTCAGGAAGTTACTTTAGATGGATATGTAGATGCCAATGTTCATTTTGGCTACCGTTTTACCGATCGACTTTCTGCATTTATAAAGGGAAATAATCTTTTTGGCGATAATTACGAAAAGTGGCTGGATTATCCAGTTCAGGGAATTCAGGCGTTAGTTGGAGCTACATATAAGTTTGATTGGTAA
- a CDS encoding DUF4345 domain-containing protein, with product MTNNNSIPFIGKLHLILSILALVPIAIVYGTKSLVTEFFEIEVNTIDTSNMLRAIMCLYLAVCFVLFLGAWKSKYWRRATQLNIVFMLSLAAGRALSMILDGIPTQGYIVSIIVEVVLGLYSIYQIRKYDIP from the coding sequence ATGACAAACAACAACTCCATTCCCTTTATAGGGAAATTGCATCTCATTTTATCCATCCTAGCCTTGGTCCCTATCGCAATAGTGTACGGCACAAAATCTTTGGTTACCGAATTTTTTGAAATTGAGGTAAATACAATCGACACATCAAATATGTTGCGGGCTATAATGTGTTTATATCTGGCCGTATGTTTTGTACTGTTTTTAGGTGCGTGGAAATCAAAATATTGGAGAAGGGCAACCCAGCTCAACATTGTTTTTATGCTAAGTCTCGCCGCAGGTCGGGCATTGAGCATGATTTTGGACGGTATCCCCACTCAAGGATATATAGTATCAATTATTGTGGAAGTCGTCCTAGGACTGTATTCTATTTATCAAATTAGGAAATACGACATTCCATAG
- a CDS encoding histidine kinase dimerization/phosphoacceptor domain -containing protein — translation MKAFFFFFLILCATTANTQDLASDRIARAYPIETSKEFNNLDADVAKLYDENQDGQGWSPEVLKTLQSALQWTQFNGNHEQRLLARFYMLLYYNNHVADDDLIKFGEELLADPFFLEMKESVIVLLSLKSAYWRKGFYQKQLNILNALMDQNKKFNYIGFPSSYAFYNELGLVYYHLGQYELARDNFILQSAIFNAEKDYFRTSSMYNNIGLTYFKQKYNDSALIYYKKALQILENKKIRDNFYSQDYVEHFTNVVRSNVVKLHPSRQNISYATNVLKKELQSSKKAKEYSTAAQAYQNLSEFYYEFDSIAQAKRYNDSSLYFQKKFPNPVNKQKAYLLRAKLALRENENEEALEYFMLSDALKDSLNRAKDEKNFSEATAKYNFVQTGQALKENKKLLQQKVQANTIQFVFLCIFVILGLIIGWMLFKSRKANALIAKQKEELHKGLKEKEVMLDEIHHRIKNNLQVVLGILELQKGKISSKENIQIYEESQGYLHSMSMIHEHLYEQDGVSKLDIQVYLNRLCELLINSYPNMEVEYKASAPTVQLSIKKATPLALIICELITNSLKHAFQKTGKIEIELTAKNGKYTLFYRDNGTGFLEIDNPNFYNTGLNLIKMLIEDLEGEVEFYNENGFHCRAIFKD, via the coding sequence ATGAAGGCTTTTTTCTTTTTTTTTCTTATCCTATGTGCAACCACCGCTAATACCCAAGACTTGGCGAGCGACCGGATAGCGCGCGCTTATCCCATCGAAACCAGCAAGGAATTCAACAATCTGGATGCGGATGTAGCTAAGCTGTACGATGAAAACCAAGATGGACAAGGGTGGTCTCCTGAAGTACTGAAAACCTTGCAAAGTGCCCTCCAGTGGACGCAATTCAATGGAAACCATGAGCAAAGACTTCTTGCTCGGTTCTACATGCTTTTATATTACAATAATCACGTGGCGGACGATGACCTGATCAAATTCGGAGAGGAGTTATTGGCCGATCCTTTTTTTCTAGAAATGAAGGAAAGTGTCATAGTGCTCCTCTCTCTAAAGTCGGCATATTGGCGTAAGGGATTTTATCAAAAGCAACTGAACATTTTAAATGCGCTAATGGACCAAAATAAAAAATTCAATTATATTGGATTTCCCAGTTCTTATGCCTTTTACAACGAATTGGGCTTGGTGTATTACCATTTAGGGCAATATGAATTGGCTCGCGACAATTTCATTTTGCAATCTGCAATTTTCAATGCCGAAAAAGATTATTTCAGGACCAGCAGCATGTACAATAACATCGGCCTCACTTATTTCAAACAAAAATATAACGACAGTGCTCTAATTTATTATAAGAAAGCACTTCAGATACTTGAAAACAAAAAAATCAGGGACAATTTCTACTCACAAGATTACGTCGAACATTTTACAAATGTTGTAAGATCCAACGTGGTAAAACTTCATCCTTCGAGACAGAATATCTCCTATGCCACCAATGTCCTGAAAAAAGAATTACAATCCAGCAAAAAAGCCAAGGAATATAGTACAGCTGCCCAAGCGTACCAAAACTTATCCGAATTTTATTATGAATTCGATTCCATTGCACAGGCAAAAAGATATAATGACAGTTCGCTATATTTTCAGAAAAAATTTCCAAATCCCGTAAATAAGCAAAAAGCATATTTATTAAGGGCCAAATTGGCTTTAAGAGAAAATGAGAATGAAGAAGCATTAGAATATTTTATGCTTTCCGATGCCTTAAAAGATTCTTTAAACAGAGCAAAGGATGAAAAGAATTTCTCCGAAGCCACGGCAAAATACAATTTCGTACAGACGGGACAAGCTTTAAAGGAAAACAAAAAGCTACTCCAACAAAAAGTACAGGCCAACACCATCCAATTTGTTTTTCTATGCATATTCGTTATTCTAGGATTGATCATTGGATGGATGTTATTCAAATCCAGAAAGGCAAATGCACTTATTGCCAAACAAAAGGAAGAACTGCACAAGGGCCTAAAGGAAAAGGAAGTAATGCTTGATGAAATCCATCATCGCATTAAAAACAATTTGCAAGTCGTATTGGGAATTTTAGAACTGCAGAAAGGCAAAATAAGCTCAAAAGAAAATATCCAAATCTACGAGGAATCACAAGGTTATTTGCACAGCATGTCTATGATCCACGAACATCTTTATGAGCAAGATGGAGTTTCCAAACTTGATATCCAAGTTTATTTGAACAGATTATGCGAGTTGCTTATAAACAGCTACCCTAATATGGAAGTAGAATATAAAGCCTCTGCCCCAACGGTGCAACTGAGTATTAAAAAAGCTACCCCTCTGGCTTTGATAATATGCGAACTCATTACAAATTCTTTAAAGCACGCCTTCCAAAAAACCGGAAAAATAGAAATTGAGTTGACAGCCAAAAATGGGAAATACACTCTTTTTTACCGTGATAACGGAACTGGTTTTTTAGAAATTGACAACCCCAATTTTTACAATACCGGACTCAATTTGATAAAAATGCTAATTGAAGATCTTGAGGGAGAGGTTGAATTTTATAACGAAAATGGCTTCCATTGCCGAGCAATTTTTAAAGACTGA
- a CDS encoding LytR/AlgR family response regulator transcription factor produces MTDKENKNVYIVEDMGVTRAALISVLKNGGFKFVGCSNRAEKAWLELPDLNVAVVIIDVNLEGSKDGIWLAEKIRKSFNCGIIFLTAYGSQAILDKIHTTEPEGYIMKPFNNPTLLYALKKACSNLHKKKLENKNEKDLPIVVKTRNGTNRINKFNITYLQSEGNYVNINTPTAVHSVRGKLDEILDLLDFKNMYRIHRRYAVNFEKVQSYNTTHVRVLTDENLPYSKSYAFDELTKKIENDLQDEDFK; encoded by the coding sequence TTGACTGATAAGGAAAACAAGAATGTTTACATCGTCGAAGACATGGGCGTAACCCGTGCTGCTCTTATCTCGGTTTTAAAAAATGGGGGGTTCAAATTTGTGGGTTGTTCTAATAGGGCAGAAAAAGCTTGGTTGGAACTTCCCGATCTAAATGTGGCCGTTGTTATTATCGACGTCAATCTGGAAGGATCGAAAGATGGGATTTGGCTGGCCGAAAAGATCAGGAAATCGTTCAACTGTGGCATTATCTTTTTGACAGCTTATGGAAGCCAGGCAATTCTCGACAAAATACATACTACCGAGCCGGAAGGTTATATTATGAAACCCTTCAATAATCCTACTCTGCTGTATGCTTTAAAAAAAGCCTGCTCCAATCTTCATAAAAAGAAACTGGAAAACAAGAACGAAAAGGATTTGCCAATTGTGGTAAAAACCCGGAATGGAACCAATCGGATAAATAAATTCAATATCACCTATCTTCAGTCGGAAGGGAATTATGTAAACATAAACACCCCTACTGCTGTTCATTCCGTAAGAGGGAAACTGGATGAAATCTTGGATCTTTTGGATTTCAAAAATATGTATCGAATCCACCGACGATATGCCGTCAATTTCGAAAAAGTGCAATCGTATAATACCACACACGTTCGGGTACTTACCGATGAGAATTTGCCATATTCAAAATCTTATGCCTTTGATGAGTTAACCAAAAAAATAGAAAATGATTTACAAGATGAAGACTTTAAATAA
- a CDS encoding SphA family protein produces MKKHYLLLLLSFFTIVGFSQNLVSPFQSGYYGPGNLGVRDLAHPIKSGLFVSDYNIFVSSDRFKNIEGDVIDGFGPVPFKIDISAYINTLMFTYASEKLEVLGGGRYMAIIAPSFRTAGIETALGRIHHDKGIDARAAGFGDLAIAPAYFSWELGKFDITAGYMFVAPTGRYNTGADDNIGLGYWSHLIQSAFYFYPLPQKATAIMVMPTYEFHGKIKDARVTPGSRLSMEYGVSQYFSPRFDLALQGGHIWQVGDDSGIGVYWDKSHKDKSNMFSIGAGYWLLPEMLYANLKWAKTYGERQNFALNTFEGQIVFVPQFKKKESKSRIDQTINQ; encoded by the coding sequence ATGAAAAAACATTATCTCCTTCTTCTTTTGTCCTTTTTTACCATCGTTGGTTTTAGTCAGAATTTGGTTTCGCCTTTTCAATCTGGATATTATGGTCCCGGGAATTTGGGCGTACGTGATTTGGCCCACCCTATTAAATCGGGACTTTTCGTGTCGGATTATAACATTTTCGTTAGTTCGGACAGGTTTAAAAATATAGAGGGAGATGTAATTGATGGATTCGGACCGGTACCTTTCAAAATTGACATCAGCGCGTATATCAATACTCTGATGTTCACCTATGCCTCTGAAAAATTAGAAGTGCTTGGTGGTGGCCGGTATATGGCTATAATTGCTCCGAGCTTCCGGACAGCAGGTATTGAAACGGCCCTAGGTAGAATCCATCACGACAAAGGTATCGATGCCCGTGCCGCCGGATTTGGAGATCTAGCCATAGCTCCCGCTTACTTTTCCTGGGAACTGGGGAAATTTGATATTACTGCCGGGTATATGTTTGTCGCTCCCACGGGACGATATAATACCGGTGCCGATGACAATATAGGTCTAGGCTACTGGTCGCATTTGATCCAATCTGCTTTTTATTTCTATCCTCTTCCACAAAAAGCCACAGCAATAATGGTGATGCCCACCTACGAATTTCATGGAAAAATAAAAGATGCCCGAGTAACCCCGGGAAGCCGACTTTCAATGGAGTATGGAGTTAGCCAATATTTTTCGCCTCGGTTTGATTTAGCTCTGCAAGGTGGGCATATTTGGCAAGTGGGAGATGACTCGGGAATAGGAGTCTATTGGGATAAATCGCATAAAGACAAAAGTAATATGTTCAGTATTGGAGCGGGCTATTGGTTGCTCCCCGAAATGCTATATGCCAATTTGAAATGGGCCAAAACCTATGGTGAGCGGCAAAATTTTGCTCTAAATACTTTTGAGGGGCAAATTGTTTTTGTTCCGCAATTCAAAAAGAAGGAATCAAAATCCAGGATTGATCAAACTATAAATCAATAA
- a CDS encoding transporter family protein, translating into MKKSTLILSFIILLIQFGLSAQDQQGPSVAELSKKLANPAAALISVPFQNNFDFNVGPFEGFRYGLNLQPVIPFSIGEKWNVISRAIVPFVSQSDVTWKGNSETGLGDTTLSFYFSPKEAKNGIVWGIGPVLVVPTATDDVLGFDKWGAGPNALLVKLQGPMTYGAILNHTWSYAGSGMTDINATFFQPFFTYSNKMGGSFTLASENTQSWDNEIFGGFVGAYYAQIIPFGTQLVQFALGPKVFYGNNPFNPDWGIRFNVTLLFPNKS; encoded by the coding sequence ATGAAGAAAAGCACTTTAATTCTATCTTTTATAATTTTGTTGATCCAATTCGGTTTATCGGCCCAGGACCAACAAGGACCTTCGGTAGCCGAATTGTCCAAGAAATTAGCGAACCCAGCCGCTGCCTTGATCAGCGTGCCATTCCAGAACAATTTCGACTTTAACGTAGGCCCCTTTGAAGGCTTCCGTTACGGTTTGAATTTGCAACCCGTTATTCCCTTCTCCATTGGTGAAAAGTGGAACGTAATAAGCAGAGCTATTGTTCCCTTTGTAAGTCAAAGTGATGTAACCTGGAAGGGAAACAGTGAAACCGGTCTTGGGGACACTACCTTGAGTTTTTACTTTTCTCCCAAAGAAGCCAAAAATGGAATTGTTTGGGGTATAGGTCCCGTTTTAGTGGTTCCTACTGCAACCGATGATGTTCTTGGATTTGACAAATGGGGGGCCGGACCCAATGCGCTTCTTGTGAAATTGCAGGGTCCCATGACCTACGGGGCAATCCTTAACCATACTTGGTCGTATGCTGGAAGTGGGATGACAGATATCAATGCCACTTTTTTCCAACCCTTCTTTACCTATTCAAACAAAATGGGAGGCTCTTTTACCCTTGCATCCGAAAACACCCAAAGCTGGGACAATGAGATCTTTGGCGGGTTTGTAGGGGCATATTATGCACAAATCATCCCTTTTGGAACTCAACTAGTACAATTCGCCCTGGGTCCAAAAGTATTTTACGGCAACAATCCTTTTAATCCGGATTGGGGAATTAGATTCAACGTAACCTTGTTGTTTCCGAATAAAAGTTAA